A genome region from Gossypium hirsutum isolate 1008001.06 chromosome A04, Gossypium_hirsutum_v2.1, whole genome shotgun sequence includes the following:
- the LOC107934863 gene encoding uncharacterized protein, with translation MSQTNDVEGVKEKKVMNDGEKTQVDDGKDQIFGEEVAVSEELKDSDENENEKNLMPSATEEEEAIKKKYGGLLPKKPTLISKNHDRAFFDSADWALGKQGSQKPKGPLEALRPKLQTATSHILGHEYGDMTESCVSCVSQLHLPRIKAAHWRGTMIL, from the exons atgtCACAAACTAATGATGTTGAGGGTGTAAAGGAGAAGAAAGTGATGAATGATGGTGAAAAAACTCAAGTTGATGATGGTAAAGATCAAATCTTTGGTGAAGAAGTTGCTGTATCTGAAGAGTTAAAAGATTcagatgaaaatgaaaatgaaaagaatCTGATGCCCTCAGCCACAGAGGAG GAAGAAGCAATCAAAAAAAAGTATGGAGGTTTATTACCTAAAAAGCCAACCTTAATATCCAAG AACCATGACCGTGCATTTTTCGATTCAGCTGATTGGGCACTAGGAAAG CAaggatcacaaaagcctaaagGACCACTTGAAGCATTGCGCCCCAAATTACAG ACAGCAACATCACACATACTCGGACATGAGTATGGAGATATGACGGAGTCATGTGTTTCTTGTGTCTCACAGCTTCATCTTCCGAGGATCAAAGCTGCACATTGGAGGGGGACAATGATACTATAA